Proteins co-encoded in one Aminivibrio sp. genomic window:
- the argS gene encoding arginine--tRNA ligase codes for MGDVTATLRRIVEGALREVAAEKGISVSELPEIVFEKPKRENQGDLSTNCAMQMSRHFGEKPLALAEKIVARLSPGPYLEKVETAGPGFINFFLSSGWMGETLAEILARGKDYGSSNLGGGKRVQVEFVSANPTGPLHVGHGRGAAVGDIIASILKFTGWDVQREYYINDAGLQMDILGRSTQSRYFEIAGSPEKAPFPSDGYKGGYIYDIAGAVREREGDRFLALPPEESLPFFKAFAADTILATIKKDLADFGVVFDVWFSEKSLYERNLVPSAMETLKSRGFAFERDGALWFKSTDFTDEKDRVLIRSNGVPTYFASDITYHKEKFDRGFDRVIDIWGADHHGYVPRMKAGVESLGRNPEDLDILLIQFVNLLRDGRQVAMSTRSGEFVTLRDVMDEVGVDAARFFFVMRRSDSHLDFDLELAKQASNDNPVYYVQYAHARICSVLREAEARGIAVPAGADIPEGILGSDEEKKLLSRLADFPKEVEKASKDLAPHILVNYVSDLAGDFHSFYNANRVLGEEESVMKARLLLMKAAGTVISTVLGLLGVAAPERM; via the coding sequence ATGGGTGATGTTACGGCAACCCTTCGGCGAATCGTCGAAGGAGCCCTTCGGGAAGTCGCGGCGGAAAAGGGTATTTCCGTCTCCGAACTGCCCGAAATTGTGTTCGAGAAGCCGAAGCGGGAAAACCAGGGGGATCTTTCCACAAACTGCGCCATGCAGATGAGCAGGCATTTCGGAGAAAAACCCCTGGCTCTGGCCGAAAAAATAGTGGCACGGCTCTCCCCCGGCCCGTACCTGGAAAAGGTCGAGACGGCGGGACCCGGGTTTATCAACTTTTTTCTCTCGTCCGGGTGGATGGGGGAGACCCTTGCCGAGATTCTCGCCCGGGGAAAGGACTATGGTTCGTCAAATCTCGGCGGAGGCAAAAGAGTCCAGGTCGAATTCGTGAGTGCCAACCCTACCGGCCCTCTTCACGTGGGGCACGGACGGGGCGCCGCCGTGGGCGACATCATCGCCAGTATCCTGAAGTTCACGGGCTGGGATGTGCAGCGGGAGTACTACATCAACGACGCCGGGCTCCAGATGGATATCCTCGGCCGCTCCACCCAGTCACGCTACTTCGAGATCGCCGGCAGTCCGGAGAAGGCCCCCTTCCCGTCGGACGGGTACAAGGGCGGCTACATCTACGACATCGCCGGGGCGGTCAGGGAGCGCGAAGGCGACCGGTTTCTCGCCCTTCCCCCGGAGGAGAGCCTTCCCTTCTTCAAGGCTTTCGCCGCCGACACGATCCTCGCCACCATCAAGAAGGATCTCGCCGACTTCGGGGTGGTCTTCGACGTGTGGTTTTCCGAGAAGAGCCTGTATGAGCGGAATCTCGTTCCATCTGCCATGGAAACCCTGAAGAGCCGGGGCTTCGCCTTCGAGCGGGACGGCGCCCTCTGGTTCAAGTCCACCGACTTCACCGACGAAAAGGACCGGGTGCTCATCCGGAGCAACGGAGTCCCCACCTACTTTGCCTCCGACATCACCTACCACAAGGAAAAGTTCGACCGGGGATTCGACCGGGTCATCGACATCTGGGGGGCGGACCACCACGGTTACGTTCCCAGGATGAAGGCGGGGGTGGAATCCCTCGGAAGAAACCCCGAAGACCTGGACATCCTCCTCATCCAGTTCGTGAACCTCCTGCGGGATGGCCGGCAGGTGGCCATGTCGACCCGCTCCGGCGAGTTCGTCACCCTCAGGGATGTTATGGACGAGGTCGGCGTGGACGCCGCACGGTTCTTCTTCGTCATGCGCCGGAGCGATTCCCATCTCGACTTTGACCTCGAACTGGCGAAGCAGGCCTCCAACGACAACCCGGTCTATTACGTCCAGTACGCCCACGCCAGGATCTGCAGCGTTCTTCGCGAGGCCGAAGCCCGGGGGATCGCCGTCCCTGCAGGAGCGGATATCCCGGAGGGGATCTTAGGATCCGATGAGGAAAAGAAGCTTCTCTCCCGGCTCGCCGACTTCCCGAAGGAGGTCGAAAAGGCATCGAAGGACCTGGCCCCCCATATTCTGGTGAACTACGTCTCGGACCTCGCAGGCGACTTTCACTCCTTCTACAACGCAAACCGGGTGCTCGGCGAGGAAGAGTCGGTCATGAAGGCCCGGCTGCTCCTGATGAAAGCCGCCGGAACGGTCATTTCGACCGTCCTCGGTCTCCTTGGCGTGGCGGCTCCGGAAAGGATGTAA
- a CDS encoding septum formation initiator, producing MLRLRWILLAAAVFLFTAIMGTAYFLEFRKIGRLTALADERMAVLVSMSRSVQELREKVAFYSTPEGVAHLAREQYNLSFPGETVFKIEVKKNSLPQEKR from the coding sequence ATGCTCCGGCTCAGGTGGATACTCCTGGCTGCCGCAGTTTTCCTTTTTACGGCGATCATGGGAACGGCCTACTTCCTTGAATTCCGGAAGATAGGCCGCCTCACGGCGCTGGCGGACGAAAGGATGGCGGTGCTGGTCTCCATGAGCCGGTCGGTTCAGGAACTCCGGGAAAAGGTGGCCTTTTACAGCACTCCCGAGGGAGTGGCCCATCTCGCACGGGAGCAGTACAACCTTTCCTTTCCGGGAGAGACGGTGTTCAAGATCGAAGTGAAGAAGAATTCCTTGCCTCAGGA